Proteins encoded by one window of Thermovirga sp.:
- the trxB gene encoding thioredoxin-disulfide reductase, with protein sequence MGKRELVIIGAGPAGLTAAIYGKRSGLDVLVLEKGIPGGQINSTGEIENWTGVLHASGAELADSFREHAEHFKAEFLETEVRKITLDGGRKVIHTDKGEIEAEAVIIATGASFRRLGAPGEVEFTGRGVSYCAVCDGAFFEDQEIAVIGGGNTAVEEAVYLTQFASKVFIIHRRDSFRADRMATERALTNPKIEVIWNSVVEKIAGEDMLEKLVLKNVRTGEVSDLPVSGVFVFTGMDPNISFMEGLVESTKGGWLLTNERMETSVEGLFAAGDVRDKFLRQVITAAGDGATAAMAASSYISEQLHIQGLLLEPEQV encoded by the coding sequence ATGGGAAAAAGGGAACTCGTGATCATAGGAGCAGGACCAGCGGGGCTCACTGCCGCCATCTACGGGAAGAGATCGGGACTTGACGTCCTGGTCCTCGAAAAGGGAATACCGGGGGGTCAGATAAATTCCACCGGTGAGATCGAGAACTGGACGGGCGTCCTCCATGCCAGCGGCGCTGAACTGGCCGATAGCTTCAGAGAACATGCCGAGCACTTCAAGGCCGAGTTCCTGGAAACCGAGGTCAGGAAGATAACCCTTGACGGCGGAAGAAAGGTCATCCATACCGATAAGGGGGAAATAGAGGCCGAAGCCGTCATCATAGCTACCGGCGCCAGCTTCAGAAGGCTGGGTGCTCCCGGAGAAGTGGAATTTACAGGCAGGGGCGTCAGTTACTGCGCGGTCTGTGACGGAGCCTTTTTCGAGGACCAGGAGATCGCGGTCATCGGAGGGGGAAACACGGCCGTGGAAGAAGCCGTCTACCTGACCCAGTTTGCCTCAAAGGTGTTCATCATTCACCGGAGGGACAGTTTCCGCGCCGATAGAATGGCCACGGAGAGAGCCCTGACGAACCCCAAGATAGAGGTCATATGGAACTCAGTTGTTGAAAAGATAGCCGGAGAGGACATGCTTGAAAAGCTCGTTCTGAAAAATGTCAGGACCGGAGAAGTTTCGGATCTCCCGGTCTCGGGCGTGTTCGTCTTCACCGGCATGGATCCAAACATCTCCTTCATGGAGGGACTTGTCGAATCCACGAAGGGCGGATGGCTGTTGACCAACGAGAGAATGGAAACCAGCGTTGAAGGTCTATTCGCCGCCGGCGACGTCAGGGATAAATTCCTGAGGCAGGTCATAACGGCCGCAGGGGACGGTGCCACGGCCGCCATGGCCGCCTCGTCCTATATATCGGAACAACTGCACATCCAGGGCCTCCTCCTTGAGCCTGAACAGGT
- the prmC gene encoding peptide chain release factor N(5)-glutamine methyltransferase codes for MELWEARKLASTRLIEAGIERPWFEADLLICHVMGVERVILLAHPERIFPGELVPGLMDVLERRAAREPLQYITGYCEFMDHLFRVGPGCLVPRPETELLVLESRNHFRGGLFLDWGTGSGCIAVSILLDNPCSRCVAVDSSPRALSWAWRNLKERGLLGRCLLCHSSSFERIPVPTSGFEMIISNPPYIPTKEISELMPEVGRHEPPCALNGGKSGFDHYLTLVKWAPTILASGGTLILETGNDEQAERLISITEKPMIFESMTRDLQGIARVIVLKRSPF; via the coding sequence TTGGAACTTTGGGAGGCCCGAAAACTAGCTTCCACGAGGCTTATCGAAGCCGGGATCGAAAGACCCTGGTTCGAAGCCGATCTTTTGATCTGTCATGTAATGGGAGTAGAACGGGTTATCCTCCTTGCCCACCCAGAAAGAATCTTCCCCGGTGAGCTTGTTCCAGGCCTGATGGACGTCCTGGAGAGGAGGGCCGCCAGGGAACCTCTTCAGTATATAACCGGTTACTGCGAATTCATGGACCACCTTTTCAGGGTCGGTCCCGGTTGCCTGGTCCCCCGCCCCGAGACGGAATTGCTGGTGCTGGAAAGCAGAAACCACTTCCGGGGTGGGCTTTTCCTGGACTGGGGAACCGGTTCCGGGTGCATCGCTGTTTCCATACTGCTTGACAACCCGTGCAGCAGGTGCGTCGCCGTCGACAGCAGTCCCCGGGCCCTCTCTTGGGCGTGGAGAAACCTCAAGGAAAGAGGCCTCCTGGGAAGATGCCTGCTCTGCCACAGCTCCTCCTTCGAGAGGATTCCTGTTCCAACCTCGGGATTCGAGATGATCATCAGTAACCCTCCCTATATTCCCACCAAGGAGATTTCTGAACTGATGCCGGAAGTGGGCCGTCATGAGCCCCCTTGCGCTCTCAACGGAGGAAAGTCCGGGTTTGACCATTATCTGACCCTGGTAAAATGGGCGCCGACGATCCTTGCGTCGGGAGGCACCCTCATCCTCGAGACGGGAAATGACGAGCAGGCGGAAAGGCTGATTTCAATAACGGAAAAGCCGATGATTTTCGAATCCATGACCAGAGATCTGCAGGGGATCGCCAGGGTGATCGTTTTGAAGAGATCGCCCTTTTGA
- the prfA gene encoding peptide chain release factor 1 has product MNNIDGKLEELEKSLEDIERRMSEPSVGSNPGELQRLGKKRSEIVGVVETYREYRGVRSRLEEARELVHSGDPELEELAQEEARELEPKMEELESRLQILLLPKDPNDDKSVIVEIRAGTGGDEAALFAGDLFRMYSLFAEGNGWSIEVLNSNETGIGGYKEVVFRIDGQGAYSQLKFESGVHRVQRVPVTESSGRIHTSTATVAVLPEAEDVDVEVRQEDLKIDTYRASGAGGQHVNMTDSAVRITHLPTGIVVTCQDERSQIKNRVKAMNFLRAKLYDLELRHQQEKVAAERKGQVGTGERSERIRTYNFPQNRVTDHRIGLTLHRLDGMLEGDLQEMITALAMADQAEKMRTMEG; this is encoded by the coding sequence ATTAATAATATAGATGGGAAACTGGAAGAACTGGAAAAATCCCTGGAGGATATAGAACGCAGGATGTCCGAGCCCTCGGTGGGTTCGAACCCGGGAGAGCTCCAACGCCTCGGCAAGAAGCGCTCCGAGATCGTCGGGGTCGTGGAGACCTACAGGGAATACAGGGGTGTTCGCTCTAGGCTCGAGGAGGCCAGGGAACTCGTCCACTCGGGGGACCCCGAACTCGAAGAACTGGCTCAGGAAGAGGCGCGCGAGCTCGAGCCGAAGATGGAAGAACTGGAGTCGAGGCTCCAGATCCTTTTGCTCCCGAAGGACCCCAACGACGACAAAAGCGTCATCGTGGAGATCAGGGCCGGGACCGGGGGCGACGAGGCGGCCCTCTTCGCCGGTGACCTCTTCCGCATGTATTCCCTCTTCGCCGAGGGCAACGGCTGGAGCATCGAAGTATTGAACAGCAACGAGACCGGCATCGGGGGTTACAAGGAGGTCGTCTTCAGGATCGACGGACAAGGTGCTTACAGCCAGCTTAAATTTGAGAGCGGCGTCCACAGGGTCCAGAGGGTCCCCGTGACCGAATCGAGCGGGAGGATCCATACTTCCACCGCCACGGTGGCGGTCCTCCCCGAGGCCGAGGATGTCGATGTCGAAGTCAGGCAGGAAGACCTCAAGATTGATACCTATCGGGCCAGCGGAGCGGGTGGCCAACATGTGAACATGACCGACTCCGCCGTCAGGATAACCCATCTCCCGACCGGCATTGTCGTTACTTGCCAGGATGAAAGGTCACAGATAAAAAACCGTGTCAAGGCAATGAATTTCCTGAGGGCGAAGCTCTACGACCTGGAGCTCAGGCATCAGCAGGAGAAGGTGGCAGCCGAGCGCAAGGGGCAGGTTGGAACGGGGGAAAGGTCCGAGAGGATCCGTACTTACAATTTCCCGCAGAACCGTGTGACCGATCATCGCATCGGTCTGACCCTCCACCGACTGGATGGCATGCTAGAGGGGGATCTCCAGGAGATGATAACCGCCCTGGCCATGGCCGATCAGGCGGAGAAGATGAGAACCATGGAAGGTTAA
- a CDS encoding DUF1385 domain-containing protein, producing MLGTTYSFSVILSLVLPWFFSTREIPVGGQAVIEGVLMRGPSSWALAVRSPGGDIWKRRWETLPWNSSPPWNLPVLRGLAMMVEMLVTGFRAISLSAQVALGEEEKIGPLELVVTFAVAILGVIGLFILLPVWISDLGIRYLGMSRFWGNIMEGVARAAVFVAYIALIGLWKDIARVFAYHGAEHKTINAWESGATLDKEQVSRFSRIHSRCGTSFLLVVVAVSVLVFAAAGHGSIAWRVASRLLLLPVVIGVSYEMIRWCSRKGTLGRILMAPALWLQYLTTREPDLEQIEVALAALDLALEGEDATGQTDGGEK from the coding sequence ATGCTAGGGACCACCTACTCCTTTTCCGTCATCCTTTCCCTTGTGCTCCCCTGGTTTTTTTCAACCAGGGAGATACCCGTCGGAGGTCAGGCCGTCATCGAGGGCGTTCTCATGAGAGGCCCCAGCAGTTGGGCGCTGGCCGTGAGATCACCTGGAGGGGATATCTGGAAGAGAAGGTGGGAGACCCTGCCGTGGAACTCCTCCCCGCCCTGGAATCTCCCGGTTCTTCGAGGCCTTGCCATGATGGTGGAGATGCTCGTCACCGGCTTCCGCGCCATCTCTCTTTCAGCCCAGGTGGCACTGGGCGAGGAAGAGAAGATCGGCCCCCTAGAACTGGTCGTGACCTTCGCCGTGGCGATACTCGGGGTCATCGGGCTCTTTATACTGCTTCCCGTCTGGATTTCCGATCTCGGGATACGGTACCTGGGCATGAGCCGTTTCTGGGGAAATATCATGGAAGGTGTGGCTAGGGCGGCGGTTTTCGTGGCCTATATCGCCCTAATAGGACTCTGGAAGGACATCGCCAGGGTTTTCGCCTACCATGGCGCGGAGCATAAGACCATAAATGCCTGGGAATCCGGGGCTACGCTGGACAAGGAACAGGTATCCAGATTTTCGAGGATTCACTCCCGTTGCGGTACCTCCTTCCTGCTTGTGGTGGTCGCCGTGAGCGTCCTGGTCTTCGCGGCGGCCGGGCATGGATCCATCGCCTGGCGGGTTGCCTCGAGATTGCTGCTCCTGCCCGTCGTGATAGGCGTCTCCTATGAGATGATCCGATGGTGCTCGAGGAAGGGCACCCTTGGAAGGATCCTTATGGCTCCGGCGCTCTGGCTCCAATACCTGACCACCCGAGAGCCAGACCTGGAACAGATAGAAGTAGCCCTGGCGGCGCTTGACCTCGCCCTTGAGGGGGAGGATGCAACGGGACAAACCGACGGTGGTGAAAAGTGA